tggaatcccaatcaagattttgctcgagaatcccgatatatccaaaagagtaattgatgattaattCTATCATTAAGAAGCTATTtgaatatcaattttcaatattcaaattattctttttaATGTGAAGacacttctttctttttgagatttttggttgaaattcgctaaaatctcgtcctacatcactatatatatgaaaagttactgtggtaggtttcattttcaaaaaCCTACCCCCCGTTACCTTCTCTCTCCCCGTTACTAAGacttgaaattgagctttgtcacagttatgaaagatgtttagaatgttgagatgatcaTGTTGTTGAATTTTGGTGACCGTAATCGAAGTTGGTCGGTGACGCTTTCGGCAGTTCCTGGCGGCTGGTTTTGGTCTGTTGGGTAGTGCATGTTGTTATGGATGTATAGATATATGTTTGGTCGAAATCGGAGGAGGTTTCGGTATAAAtcggaatttctgaagttttgaaTTTCCGAGTAGTGATTCAAGAAGATCAGACTGTtggattttcttcaattttcactGGGATTTTAGAATAATTAATTTGGCGTAAACCTGGAAGTTAGGATTGATTCCGATGTGATTTTCGATTAGTTAATGAATAATTCGTGCAAGGGTTTTCagattttattttagaatcgtatttaatttgttgaattattgtttacggattataattgtacagagcgacgtaccgagctactgTTCGACGAATAAACCTGTATGCGTgctcgcctaaatagtactgtgagtggacttttgttttaaattaatgATGCATGTAGTAttatattttaattattaaattatcGTGTTGATTTATGActtatttataatttattaGAATTTCTTGGCATTATATTTCCGACaagttatttatgagttatcGAGAATTCTTGATGCCATGTTTTTCGAATATTGATTTATATGATGATATACGAGTACGAatgatttattgagatttatttatgatttaCAAGATTATTAGTGGATTTCCTTTCTGAGGGCTTTCATTATTTATCGAGGCTATATTAAAGTATGAGTTATTGAGATTTGGTTTCGGAAAGTGATTGATTGAGTAAATATTATGAGAAGTAAGGATTTTTGAGTATTTGAGTATCATTGATTTGTCGAGATTTCAtgatgttaatgtctaaagttcagcggtagctaaaccttggttaacgctggtccggggggcggaccgctactcggATATGATCGATactcccgctacctgtcaagtaaaatacaaagggcgtcaaagggagactgcgctgggcggtcttctcttctctgatgcctaagttagtcaatgtatttatgttgacagaataacagtaggtaagtagtaaatgcgtaattaatgaggagagaggagagagccttttataggtgaggagagagctgatcttctcgatgttttcgatgtgggactgatatgcttcagtccccagcttctggagattctgatgctatcttgtcGTTgcgtgtggcggcgcgtcagcagtgatctgggggtaagccggggctcaggcggtagcctggttgcatgtgttcccgtaggtcactcctttggctgGAGTTGGTACAGctggtggtagcatgagcgtggctcattatagctaattatgcttgcaaatgcttatgtaagtacaagtcccccaagtccccagtcaaggagggcaatcttggttagggagttgcctagcggttcgaagcgttacttccgctagacttgcaaaagcataattagagtcagtgcgttgtcaaccatggacttactgagcaaatgcttaataccctttcgggtgggccctgctaggccctccagggactcccccactccccggctaagatagacctctgtttgggcggtgtattgtttgttgaggggagctgcgtggagcagagggtgttgggtagcgagcccaatctttgatacccgagtggcgggggtcaacatgcTTGATCAAGGCCGTCGTAggctgttgacaagtccccctATCCTGTAGGGACGTAGCTTCTGCGACGCCGCGTGGCAGTCGTCGTAGGTTTGACTATAACGCTGCGTGGCGGTCGACGTCATAATCTGGCGTTACCTTGAGAATCGCCATTGGCGGAAGTTCCTCCGCTGATAGTAAGTGGCACGAAGTGTCGCAGGGACCTGGCTGGTTGCCGTTCAACAGACTGTCGCTTGCGGGAGGGAGAAGTtatgctagcggagttgcgttTAGTGGAGActctcgcttgcaagaagaagagagaagttccgctagcggagttgcgttTAGTGGAGActctcgcttgcaagaagaagagagaagttccgctagcggagttacgCTTGGCGGAGACTCACTTGCAAgaagaagggagaagttccgctagtggagttgctcttagcagagactcgcttgcaagaagaagggagaagttccgctagcagtgttgcgcttagcggagactatctcgctgatTTGTAATCTTCCTCTTCAATGGTTACTTCGGGTAGACGCTTCGTTGACGATGCCCAACACTTGGCCGTCACGTATTGGGTTAGCGTGCGTGATAACGTCTCCTCAGCATGCCCGTCTCTTCGCCATTAATgagagtaattattgattttgtaatcgaggcgtcacctcggttaatccggagagtaagtgagTTCGTGGGGCACTTGTACGGTTGTGgtgcgatgtcgtttttcagcggacggcctagattggtttgatgttgacataaaagagaggaaaaCCGAGTAGTTTGACACTTTGCCCTTTGAACTAATATCGTTGTCTTCAAACTTCGCTCTGAGATCCAAGAAGAAGATTCTATGATTCCGTGAAGTTATCGATTTTTAGAGGATGAAGACTTCTTGAAGCGACGATGAGCATCCATGTGCACACCAGAGTTTccatctttgaggttggtagcCTGAATCTCGTCCCTGTtctattggattttttttttttgtttaagtcAGTTCTGGTTTTGTGGTTTCGAAGTGATTTCTACCATTCCCGTGTATCTAAGGGTCCAAAATTGTGTTTGAGGGTGGGTTTTAGGTGTTTGACAGAGGTTGAGGTTTCTTGccttgctagatggtcgaatctaggTTTTGAGTGTGGAtgagttttgttcttgttttggcattttctgggttttctgggagtgggtgttcttgatgttcttggctaCAATCTGACATAGGCACAGTTTAGATCATTGTTGAACTGACTtacttgggttttagggtttgtgatggctaacgCCATAGAGATCttaagcagtgaggattccgagtctgacgtgtcgctcagcgtggcagataggatatttattgactcgttgcgtccatatgcccatgcaggaacctcactgtctgAACCGGTAGATATTGAGCCGCTgcagaccataccttgggagGTAGCAATGGGTCTTGCTgggcgtccagagagctctacgGCAAGGGAGGACGTTGCCGCTCGTAATAGGTGCGAGGAGAGGCTAGCGAGCAATAGAGCTGCTAGCGGTTCTGTTAGCGGGGGAGAGGCTAGCGGTGAAGAGATAGAGTCCGCCTGGGTTCTATGTGACGGTACTGCAGTTGATGAGTCGGGAGGATCGATGACTGTGGCTGCCGTCAACTGTCTGAAGTAGGTGTTCCGCCTGCTTGGAGTGGTGAAGTTGCACCCACCAACCGCTGATGAGAAGGCTTCCATTCTACCGGAGGGGtatgctgccgtgcacgaggctatCTTTCGCCAGCGAGTGGCATTCCCACTACTGCCAAATCTCTGAATTTTGGTTTGCGAGTTTGGcctcgcctttgggcaaatttgccctaaggccatctccaatgGGGGGCTAAGAGCTTGATATAGCCCAAAAAATAGTGGAAACCATCTCCAATTGAGGGCTATGCTATTACAAAAATGAGTTTGGAGGGGGGAAAAGGGCTATGGGCTGGGGTATATATGGCCCCTTGTTTAGCCCTTGGGCTTGTGCTGTGTGGGGACCACGCTGTACACAAAAAACCCAATCTGATGTATTTGCATGGCTGATGTCAGCATCAGCTAAGTCTAACTGTAGggatacttttttcttttttttggtcggCTAAAAAGTAGCcgtttggaatttttttttttggtcagtttTAAACTAGCCGTTGggcaatggtttttttttttcctgcttgaATGCAACGGCTAATTTgcagaaaaaataattaaaaaatctatcaaatattcctataaatacctcctcactcccattttcatttctcaccttcactcatattttttttctacCTCCTCACTGCAATACTACTTGTTTCTCATTGTGCAATTTCTCTAATATCTTCTTTGTTCAAAAATGACCTTCACCACAAAAAAATTAGGAAATTGGATGCCAAAAGAAGATGAAGCTCttactactgcttatgtcaaaGTCTCGGAAGATATGGAGAAGGGTACCAACCAATCAAAGGAAGGGCTTTGGGCACGAATCCAACAAACATACTTGGAGTATTATGAAGGCACCAAACTTCCGAAGGCAAGATCGGAAGAGAGTTGTAATTCTCGATGGAAAAAACATATATTTCCAAACATGAACAAATGACACCAATGTCTCAAGCGTTCCGAAAGGAGGGATCAAAGCGGAGCTAATCTCCAAGATATagtgagtttttatttttattaatttaatgttttatttattaggGAGAAAAATTGtaaacatattttttttagtgtttgttgtgtaatttaattttgtgacaATTTTTGTTATTGATTGAATTTGATAGCAACGGCAAGCCGAGTGTTTCTATAGGGACGACTCCGGCGGACAACCATTTAAGTTTGGTAATTGTTAtaatttgtgaaaagattgggTGACGTTTCAAGATCCACCTCAAGAACAATTTGGTCCAACACCGGTTCAACGAAACACCTCAATTTCTTTGGAGGAGGATAAGGATCCCATTGAGGATTCTCCTACTTCATCTCAAATGCAAATTCCTAGGCCTATGGGAAGAAATGCCACAAGAAAAACAAGACAAAAGGGCGAAGAGGCGGAAGTCAAAGCCATTGGAGAAGAAATGGTTGCCAGAATGAGAGAAATGGCGGCACAAATGAAAGAGGCGGAAGAGGaaaggaagagaagagagaagaaaagggagGATCGAAGAGAGGTTGCTAGGTTAGAGGCTATTTTAATGATGCAAACCATTGATTTTACTCCAAGGAGTAAAGAGTATTTTGATGGGAAGAAAAGAGAAGCTCTCCACAAATTCCAAGGATGTGAATTGTTTCCAAATTCCGGTAAGACATCCGATGTCTATCGTCCACAAATGCCATCCGATGAAAATGAGGGTTAAtttatttaatcaatttaaattTGTGCTTAGGTTAAGTGTTTGGGTTATGAAGATTAAGTTGTTGTAGGTTATGAAGATGTATTTTTCAAGTTGAGAAATAAATTGGTAGGAAATTTATTTGATATTTATATTCAAGGTACATTGGGGTCATACATTAAAAAAAAGTGTATAATTGAAACAACTTTTAGTCATCATAATTAAACAAGCcacacaaaaatataacaatgaGAAAACAAGCTACAAATTATGACAATAAATTGTCAATTATTGCAACcacacacacaaacaaaacaaagataaaaaaCGACGCTCATAAGTAGGTGCTCATCGATGTCCTTGGCCTCTAATTTCCCAAAGATGCTTGATAAGATCTTGTTGTAGATCATTATTTTCAGCTCTAGAGCGTATTAGCCTATAACAATGCATGTATTCCTCCATTGAGATTTGGCCGGTTCTCGGGTTGCGAGCTAAATTTGGATCATCATAAATTCTTGCCTGGGTTCTTCTTGACCTATTTGGATCAGGTTCATCACCGTCGGAATCACCATCATAATAGTCATGACGCTCATCCTCGACGATCAGATTATGAAGTATTATGTATGTAAGCATAATTGAGTTGAGTTTTACGAGACTCCACTCCCTAGCAGGTTGTCGAATGATTGCAAACCGTGCTCGTAGAATCCCAAATGCCCTTTCAACATCCTTTCTGTATGCATCTTGTTTAGTGGAAAAATACACTTCTTCTTCAGTTACAGGACGCCTAATTGATTGGACAAGCGTCGCCCATTTTGGATAAATACCATCAGCAAGATAATAACCCATATTGTGATCCTTACCATTGATTTCATAATCCAGGTATGGTGATTCGCCAGCTGTGAGGGCATCAAATAATGGTGAATGCCCGAGAACAGTGATATCATTTTGCGCTCCTAGGATCCCCAAAAATGCATGCCATATCCAAGTGTCAAAATCTGCCACGGCTTCCAGAACAATGGTGGGTTTTTTTGCTTTGCCGCTAAAGCTTCCCTGCCACCTTGTGGGACAATTCTTCCACCGCCAATGCATGCAGTCTAATGACCCGATCATCCCTGGAAACCCTCATTTCTCAGCTTGTTGTAGAAGCCTATCCAAATCATCTGAGGTGGGTGTCCGGAGGTAACGTCCCTGGCAGATTGTGACAATGGTATGACAAAATTGTCCCATGTTCTCGATCGCAATTGACTCAGGCATCCTAAAGGATTCATCCAAGGAATCTGCTGAGTATGCATTGGCAAGCATACGGAATGCACATGTTATCTTTTAATGGGGCGAGAAGCTGGGTTGGCCGGCGTTATCATATGACTGCCTAAAATAGGAGTTGGCAGTCTGAACATCGTCTAGCATGCGAAGGAAAACTTCGCGCCTCATTCTGTAGCGTCGTTTGA
This portion of the Rosa chinensis cultivar Old Blush chromosome 1, RchiOBHm-V2, whole genome shotgun sequence genome encodes:
- the LOC112200090 gene encoding uncharacterized protein LOC112200090 is translated as MIGSLDCMHWRWKNCPTRWQGSFSGKAKKPTIVLEAVADFDTWIWHAFLGILGAQNDITVLGHSPLFDALTAGESPYLDYEINGKDHNMGYYLADGIYPKWATLVQSIRRPVTEEEVYFSTKQDAYRKDVERAFGILRARFAIIRQPAREWSLVKLNSIMLTYIILHNLIVEDERHDYYDGDSDGDEPDPNRSRRTQARIYDDPNLARNPRTGQISMEEYMHCYRLIRSRAENNDLQQDLIKHLWEIRGQGHR